From a single Nostoc edaphicum CCNP1411 genomic region:
- a CDS encoding bile acid:sodium symporter family protein gives MEANFLTAVFLPLALFIIMLGMGLTLTLEDFKRVVIYPKAVVIGLVAQLIMLPIVGFGIASVFPLEPQLAVGVMILAACPGGATSNMITFLAGGDVALSVTLTAISSFITVFTIPLVVNLSMQRFLGEGTTLQLPFLNTVLQIAVITLLPIAIGMIAKRYAPGLADKADKPVKWLSLFFLAVVITGVLLRERNNFVSYVIDVGLATLVLNVVAMALGFAIATLTRLGEKRVTAITVEVGIQNGTLAIAIASTPTLLNSPTMAIPGAIYGLLMFVTGAGFAWWSSRRQALLKA, from the coding sequence ATGGAAGCAAATTTTCTGACGGCTGTTTTTCTGCCTTTGGCTCTATTTATTATCATGTTAGGTATGGGGTTAACTTTGACCCTAGAGGACTTCAAGCGAGTTGTAATCTATCCCAAAGCGGTGGTGATTGGCTTGGTGGCCCAGTTGATCATGTTGCCGATTGTGGGCTTTGGCATTGCGTCGGTGTTTCCCCTTGAACCACAATTAGCAGTAGGTGTGATGATTTTAGCAGCCTGTCCCGGTGGCGCTACTTCTAATATGATTACGTTTTTGGCTGGGGGTGATGTTGCTCTTTCTGTGACGCTAACAGCTATTAGTAGTTTCATTACTGTTTTTACGATTCCTCTGGTAGTAAATTTGTCAATGCAGAGATTTTTGGGGGAAGGAACAACGCTACAGTTACCTTTCTTAAACACTGTTTTGCAGATTGCGGTGATTACACTTCTACCTATAGCAATTGGGATGATAGCCAAGCGGTATGCACCCGGATTGGCAGACAAGGCAGATAAACCAGTGAAGTGGCTGTCTTTATTTTTCCTGGCGGTGGTAATTACTGGAGTGCTGCTGCGAGAACGGAATAATTTTGTTTCTTACGTAATAGATGTGGGCTTGGCAACTCTGGTTTTGAATGTGGTTGCAATGGCTTTAGGTTTTGCGATCGCTACTTTAACCCGATTAGGAGAAAAACGTGTTACGGCAATTACAGTAGAAGTAGGAATTCAAAATGGGACACTGGCGATCGCGATCGCTTCTACACCTACGCTGCTGAATAGTCCTACAATGGCTATTCCTGGGGCAATTTATGGTCTGCTAATGTTTGTCACTGGTGCTGGATTTGCTTGGTGGTCTAGTCGTCGTCAAGCCTTGTTGAAAGCATAA